Proteins found in one Oryza glaberrima chromosome 4, OglaRS2, whole genome shotgun sequence genomic segment:
- the LOC127769960 gene encoding uncharacterized protein LOC127769960, giving the protein MGISSALDWWDDWKLRILVLGSNTIQLFLFIYGGVRWHRISLWFRLCIWLAYIGGDSLAIYALATLFNRHKHEAPAASELEVLWAPILLIHLSGQDMIASYSIQDNYLWWRQVVTLVSQVTVAMYVFCLAWSGEKILLKAAVLLFIVGILKFCAKPWALKRAIIRSIARHPPSVPRRKKLIGSGGGQLADYWRSCTTGFIPTVTMFVVSRELRERPQPNDETEAVEQGERREGGQFHENLERSTVKAAIEPVVEQQKKEEEEEEEEEEEEEEEEEEEEDLINLNEYVERAKEIMNCQGQLSKPTLRRLQSVLQPELFMADAFVTYSKRLKILQFLMAINTNYSYRVIRAGLFDVYIRLYTRVRVTITPIASWLRLLSILLATTAAGLYARSHKDMYNKHDITVTYILFFSTALLELISSVTLCRLFFPLAVWPATDRRNQMVEQQSVIWCAARMTKKPNCLLWLSACIYCDALVNQRWYIKQTPSMDRIFEAVKHHVIFYGWSKYIKSAASYRRFNCMRGQLALKKFLPGSAKDHPAASKHLLVVGNSLSIPFDESVLLWHIATEIWFHHQTRTSNDDNTSLDSAVPLGLEISRYMMYLFTSQPEMLMPGTRSHLFANACDDITFMAKYSDIVGHSITLAQAAQQLAKGILHTARHRWVYGDCVGPLIPKACELADALIFFMEELLDHSTLEKMVRDVWVEMLCYTASRCGGYLHAVSLGSGIEPLTLVWFSQCYLGMETMADRLQRPVPEPEKEEEKTQGAQDSNKE; this is encoded by the coding sequence ATGGGTATCTCAAGTGCTTTGGATTGGTGGGATGATTGGAAGCTCCGCATCCTTGTCCTTGGAAGCAACACGATACAGCTGTTCCTCTTTATATATGGAGGTGTCCGCTGGCATCGTATCTCGCTGTGGTTCAGGCTATGCATCTGGCTTgcatacatcggcggtgactcCCTGGCGATCTACGCCCTTGCCACCCTCTTCAACCGTCACAAGCATGAGGCTCCTGCGGCGTCGGAGCTGGAGGTGCTGTGGGCGCCCATCCTCCTGATTCACCTCTCTGGCCAAGATATGATAGCCTCCTACAGCATCCAGGACAACTATCTATGGTGGCGCCAAGTCGTCACCTTGGTGTCCCAAGTCACGGTTGCTATGTATGTGTTCTGTTTGGCTTGGTCTGGTGAGAAGATCCTTCTGAAAGCTGCGGTTCTTCTGTTCATTGTTGGCATCCTCAAGTTTTGTGCCAAGCCCTGGGCTCTCAAGAGGGCCATTATAAGAAGCATAGCAAGGCACCCTCCTAGTGTGCCCCGAAGGAAGAAGCTGATTGGATCTGGTGGAGGACAGTTGGCAGACTACTGGAGGTCATGCACTACTGGCTTTATACCTACAGTCACAATGTTTGTGGTCTCTAGAGAACTTCGTGAGCGGCCGCAACCCAATGACGAAACGGAAGCCGTCGAACAAGGAGAAAGAAGGGAAGGTGGGCAATTCCATGAGAACTTAGAAAGGTCCACCGTAAAAGCTGCCATCGAACCAGTAGTAGAACAAcaaaaaaaggaggaggaggaggaggaagaagaagaagaagaagaagaagaagaagaagaagaagaagaagacctcATCAACCTCAACGAGTATGTGGAGAGGGCTAAGGAGATCATGAATTGTCAGGGACAATTGAGTAAACCAACTTTGCGTCGGCTGCAGTCCGTGCTTCAGCCGGAGTTATTCATGGCAGACGCCTTTGTCACCTATTCCAAACGCCTCAAGATCCTCCAATTTCTGATGGCAATCAACACTAATTACAGTTATAGGGTGATTCGTGCTGGGCTCTTTGATGTATATATCCGGCTATATACCAGGGTGAGGGTGACCATTACGCCCATTGCCTCTTGGCTCCGGTTGCTTTCCATTTTACTAGCAACGACCGCAGCCGGCCTCTACGCAAGAAGCCACAAAGACATGTACAACAAACATGATATCACCGTGACATACATCCTCTTCTTCAGTACTGCGCTGCTGGAGCTGATCTCCTCCGTCACCCTGTGCCGCTTGTTTTTTCCGCTTGCGGTGTGGCCGGCTACTGACAGGAGGAACCAAATGGTGGAACAGCAGAGTGTGATCTGGTGCGCTGCACGGATGACGAAGAAGCCCAACTGTCTCCTCTGGCTCTCCGCTTGCATCTATTGCGATGCCCTTGTCAACCAGCGGTGGTACATCAAGCAAACACCTTCCATGGATCGGATATTTGAGGCAGTGAAGCATCATGTCATTTTCTATGGCTGGTCCAAGTACATAAAGAGTGCTGCAAGCTACAGGAGGTTCAATTGCATGAGGGGCCAGTTGGCCTTGAAGAAGTTCCTCCCAGGCTCAGCCAAGGATCATCCTGCAGCTAGCAAGCACCTGCTGGTGGTTGGCAATAGCCTCAGCATTCCATTCGATGAGAGCGTACTCCTCTGGCACATAGCAACGGAGATCTGGTTCCACCACCAGACCCGGACCAGCAATGATGACAACACCTCATTAGATTCAGCTGTGCCTCTTGGTCTGGAGATATCCCGCTACATGATGTACCTCTTCACATCGCAGCCAGAGATGCTCATGCCTGGGACCCGATCGCACCTGTTTGCTAATGCCTGTGATGACATCACATTCATGGCGAAGTATAGCGACATCGTCGGGCACAGCATCACCTTAGCGCAGGCGGCACAGCAGCTCGCCAAAGGAATCCTTCACACGGCGCGACACCGCTGGGTTTATGGGGATTGCGTGGGACCCCTCATTCCCAAGGCATGCGAGCTTGCTGACGCGCTCATCTTCTTCATGGAGGAGCTGCTCGACCATTCTACATTGGAGAAAATGGTGCGAGATGTGTGGGTTGAGATGCTCTGCTACACCGCTAGCCGATGCGGGGGGTACCTGCACGCTGTCAGCCTAGGCAGCGGTATAGAGCCGCTCACACTAGTCTGGTTTTCTCAGTGCTACCTGGGCATGGAGACAATGGCAGACAGGCTTCAAAGGCCAGTACCTGAGCctgagaaagaggaagaaaagacACAAGGAGCACAAGATTCAAACAAAGAATGA
- the LOC127770146 gene encoding uncharacterized protein LOC127770146: MDRQWMYADRRSKEFIDGVHYFLRVAEANRQKGFICCPCNKCKNQKEYSASRTIHFHLFESGFMPSYNCWTSHGEQDVEMEEDEVEDDNIPDFAQYAGFEGNQTGEEERDADGNNVANDLGQMLQDAKEDCESEKGAHKLDKMLEDHRTSLYPGCEQGHKKLDTTLEFLQWKANNGVSDKAFGNLLKLIKNILPEGNKLPKTTYEAKKIVCPLGLEVQKIHACSNDCILYHGEEYENLEACPVCKALQYKIRRDDPGEVDGQLTKKRISAKVMWYFPIIPRLRRLFRNKGNARMMRWHAEEHQQNGMLRHPADGSQWRNIDRKFKDFGKDARNIRKVVYMGHRRFLAANHPVRKKGKHFEHKENHRTKPKHRSGKTMFSMVKDLKVVFGKGPGSQPIESEDGHAAMWKKNCIFWELPYWEFLDVRHAIDVMHLTKNLCVNLLGFLGVYGKSKDTLEARNDLKHMEQRGDLHPEPKEKDFIADTGLSVDQLVRGAPIPKAELAYKFELGKPLVKPEQLESLPTQMYKFHERYMEMSAKGREMFGARIRNPDFLQGDDVLWIHFKELFDLYQLDALDVSL; this comes from the exons catttccacttgtttgagtcggggttcatgccaagctataattgttggacatcccacggagagcaagatgttgaaatggaagaagatgaagtggaagacgacaatattccggactttgctcagtacgctggatttgaaggaaatcaaacgggcgaggaggaaagggatgctgatggtaacaacgttgcaaatgatcttggtcagatgttgcaggacgccaaggaggattgcgaaagtgaaaagggggcccataaattggacaagatgttagaggaccacagaacatcattatacccaggttgcgagcaggggcacaaaaagttggataccactctggagttcttgcaatggaaggcaaataatggtgttagtgacaaggcatttggcaatttattgaaactcatcaagaacattcttccggagggaaacaagtTGCCcaagacaacgtacgaggctaagaagatagtgtgccctctaggactggaagttcagaagattcacgcatgttcgaatgattgtatcctatatcacggtgaggagtacgagaacctagaagcatgccctgtttgcaaagcactacaatacaagattagacgagatgatccaggagaagttgacgggcagctaacgaagaagagaatttctgctaaggtgatgtggtatttccctataataccacggctaaggcgtttgttcaggaacaaggggaacgctagaatgatgcgatggcacgctgaagagcatCAACAgaacgggatgctgagacaccccgccgatggttcgcagtggcgaaacatcgacagaaaatttaaagactttggaaaggacgcacgaaacatacg gaaggttgtgtacatgggtcatcgtcgattccttgcagcaaaccacccggtacggaagaaaggcaagcactttgaacataaggagaaccaccgtacgaagcctaaacatcgcagcgggaaaacaatgttttctatggttaaagatcttaaagtagtgtttggaaaggggcctggcagccagcctatagagagtgAAGATGGTCatgcggcgatgtggaaaaagaactgtatattttgggagttaccctattgggaattcttggacgtccgccacgcaatcgacgtgatgcacctcactaagaatctttgcgtaaaccttcttggcttcctaggtgtatatggaaagtcgaaagatacactggaagcacgtaatgatctgaagcatatggaacaacgcggtgaccttcacccggaaccaaaggagaa GGATTTCATTGCAGACACCGGTCTATCTGTGGATCAATTGGttcgaggcgcaccaatcccgaaggcagaattggcatacaagtttgaactcggtaaaccgcttgtcaaaccTGAACAGCTggagtccctaccgacacagatgtacaaattccatgaacggtacatggaaatgagcgccaagggtagagagatgttcggagcgaggatcagaaaccccgacttcttgcaaggagacgatgttctctggatccatttcaaggaactcttcgatctgtaccagttggacgccctcgacgtctctctt